The following DNA comes from Rhodothermales bacterium.
GCGGAGAGTCGATGTCGCTGGGCGCCGGCGAAATCTTCGGCGAGATCGGGAGCCTGAACGGGTGGCCGCAGTCCGCCACCGCGCGCGTGGCCCAGGAAGCGACTCTCATCCAGATCCGTCTGCCGGCGCTCCGCGAGCTGAAAAAACGATCCGACACCTTTAAAGCGACGCTTGATGCGCTGTACCGGGAGCGTGCGTTGATGAGCCAGCTCGTCAACACCCCTCTGTTTGAGCAGGTCGATCGCGCATTCATGCAGCGGTTGGCCGGACGCGTCGAGCTGGTTTCTCTGTCGCCCGGTGATCGGTTCATGGAGGAAGGCGCCCCCGTGCACGCCGTGTACATGGTGCGCTCGGGCTTCATCCAACTGGGGCAGACGATCGGCGAGCGCGAAGCGACCGTCACCTACCTCAGCAAAGGGATGACGCTGGGCGAAATCGAACTGCTGCTGGACGGGATCGACACGGCGCTGTTCTCCGCGACTTCGGTAGGATACAGCGAACTGGTGCGCATCGATCGGGGCGACCTGCGAGAATTGCTGGAGACCGAGCCGACGGTGACGCGCCAGCTGTGGGAAGCCGCCGTGCAGCGGATTCAGGACACCGGGTACACGCGCAAACGGCCGGACAAGGCCGCGCTGATCGAATTTGCCCTCGAGAAGGGCCTCGTTCAGGGCAACAGCATGCTCGTGATCGACCTTGAGGTGTGCACGCGGTGTGATGACTGTGTCGAGGGATGCGCCAGCACCCACGGCGGCCGGCCTCGTTTTGTCCGCGAGGGCGATACGTACGGAAATTTTATGATCGCCCGCTCGTGTTATCACTGCGAAGACCCGGTCTGCCTCATCGGATGCCCCACCGGCGCCATTCGGCGGACCAACGTCGCGGAGGTGGTCGCGATCGACGACGACCTGTGTATCGGCTGCGGAAATTGCGCCAACAAGTGTCCATACGACGCCATCGTGATGCACGACACCGGCACGACTTGGCCGGACAGCGCGACGCCGGCCTGGCTGCGGGGGCGCGATCGGAAGGTGGCGAGTAAGTGTGATTTGTGCCACACGTCGGACGCCGGCCCCGCCTGCGTCAACAGCTGTCCGCATTCGTGCGCCTTTCGCATCGGCAGTCTGGACGATTTTCAAACCCTGCTGGCCAGCACGGATGTTCACTTACAAGTGGCGGCCCGATGAGAAAAACGGCGATCTACCAGCGCAAACGTGTGAACACGCCGGGCTGGCTCAACATCTGGGTCCAATCG
Coding sequences within:
- a CDS encoding cyclic nucleotide-binding domain-containing protein gives rise to the protein MSKEPRSTATIKVDAPKNLFDDRWSGFGNQSGIKRFSNQLSSAELMKLDLFKDFDAPALDAIAHDISVATWEQGAILFEEGSYLDLAFYVLSGRVEVYIDKLRRDTARPIFNSTVLTGSENVAPATAAPMPQPGHNRPITFLSNMDVDIPRGESMSLGAGEIFGEIGSLNGWPQSATARVAQEATLIQIRLPALRELKKRSDTFKATLDALYRERALMSQLVNTPLFEQVDRAFMQRLAGRVELVSLSPGDRFMEEGAPVHAVYMVRSGFIQLGQTIGEREATVTYLSKGMTLGEIELLLDGIDTALFSATSVGYSELVRIDRGDLRELLETEPTVTRQLWEAAVQRIQDTGYTRKRPDKAALIEFALEKGLVQGNSMLVIDLEVCTRCDDCVEGCASTHGGRPRFVREGDTYGNFMIARSCYHCEDPVCLIGCPTGAIRRTNVAEVVAIDDDLCIGCGNCANKCPYDAIVMHDTGTTWPDSATPAWLRGRDRKVASKCDLCHTSDAGPACVNSCPHSCAFRIGSLDDFQTLLASTDVHLQVAAR